Proteins encoded in a region of the Cucumis sativus cultivar 9930 unplaced genomic scaffold, Cucumber_9930_V3 scaffold66, whole genome shotgun sequence genome:
- the LOC101217677 gene encoding probable trehalose-phosphate phosphatase J translates to MTNQNVVVSDTKSGINMSITVAVSNSSIFATTAQKPPPAPAGAAGGGGYISISRKKILKDLDVNGGWIESMRASSPTHVKSLPSFSASDDHRQNSWMHLHPSALDMFDQIIEASKGKQIVMFLDYDGTLSPIVEDPDKAFMSEAMRKTVKKLATCFPTAIVSGRCRDKVYGFIRLAELYYAGSHGMDIKGPTKSSKFKKAVNQGLLFQPASEFLPMIDEVYQQLVQKMKSTPGAKVENNKFCISVHFRCVDEKQWNNLAQEVKSVLKEYPMLRLTQGRKVLEIRPTIKWDKGKALEFLLESLGYANCSDVFPIYIGDDRTDEDAFKVLRERNQGFGILVSKIPKDTHASYSLREPSEVMYFLQRLVQWKRPSLLRRRHCRV, encoded by the exons CACCGCTCAAAAACCCCCACCTGCTCCTGCCGGTGCTGCTGGTGGCGGTGGTTACATCTCCATTTCCCGTAAAAAAATCCTTAAAGACCTTGATGTTAATGGCGGTTGGATTGAATCAATGAGAGCTTCCTCTCCTACCCATGTTAAATCTCTCCCTTCATTCTCTGCTTCCGACGACCACCGCCAAAATTCTTGGATG CATCTTCATCCTTCTGCACTGGATATGTTCGATCAGATAATTGAAGCTTCCAAAGGGAAACAAATTGTTATGTTTCTGGATTACGATGGAACTCTTTCTCCGATTGTTGAAGACCCCGACAAAGCCTTCATGTCCGAAGCT ATGAGGAAGACAGTGAAAAAGCTGGCTACTTGTTTTCCGACCGCCATCGTAAGTGGCAGATGCAGAGACAAG GTGTATGGATTTATAAGACTGGCGGAGCTTTACTACGCCGGGAGCCATGGAATGGACATTAAAGGTCCAACGAAAAGctcaaaattcaagaaagCT GTTAATCAAGGTCTTCTCTTCCAACCAGCCAGTGAGTTTCTTCCTATGATAGACGAG GTTTATCAACAGCTGGTacagaaaatgaaatcaactCCAGGAGCCAAAGTGGAGaacaacaaattttgtatctCAGTGCATTTTCGATGTGTTGatgaaaag CAATGGAATAATTTGGCCCAAGAAGTGAAATCAGTGCTTAAAGAATACCCCATGCTCCGACTAACCCAAGGAAGAAAG GTACTCGAAATCCGTCCCACTATCAAGTGGGACAAAGGGAAGGCACTCGAGTTTTTGCTAGAATCACTAG GATATGCAAATTGTTCCGACGTGTTTCCTATTTATATCGGAGATGATCGTACGGATGAAGATGCATTTAAG GTTCtaagagaaagaaatcaaGGGTTTGGGATTCTTGTATCCAAAATTCCTAAAGACACTCATGCTTCCTACTCTCTACGAGAACCTTCCGAG gTTATGTACTTCTTACAACGTTTGGTGCAATGGAAACGACCATCTTTattaagaagaagacattGCAGGGTTTGA